In Cyprinus carpio isolate SPL01 chromosome A14, ASM1834038v1, whole genome shotgun sequence, a single window of DNA contains:
- the si:dkey-74k8.3 gene encoding transmembrane protein 109 encodes MCVFIFVSRSSEKLLFFVFLVLVRSVLCHGFAEEFTSGSYDFGSVILEPLDRLRKYVESIVGTHVIEIGAENAVLYLDSVFGPENIYSVAMFVEMLLQFVAEGAASGLNVIAVYVSEILRATGVNETVSVPHFTAEGVSAVTKWALLALIAYWLLSLLLRVTVMLVRRVFWLIKAVVVLWLFVRIIGDPTASNQVTTMRLILLVLICAVFGVATSSGGGTGGSLESRMQTGGTIQRAGKEENEQQ; translated from the exons atgtgtgtttttatctttGTCTCGAGAAGTTCTGAAAAGCTGCTTTTCTTTGTGTTTCTGGTTCTGGTTCGGTCGGTCTTGTGTCATGGGTTTGCTGAAGAGTTCACCTCGGGCTCTTATGATTTTGGGTCTGTTATTCTGGAGCCTCTGGACAGGTTGAGAAAGTACGTGGAGTCCATTGTCGGCACCCATGTGATTGAGATTGGTGCTGAG AATGCTGTGTTGTACCTTGACTCAGTGTTTGGCCCAGAGAACATCTATTCTGTTGCAATG tttgtcGAAATGTTGCTGCAGTTTGTTGCTGAAGGAGCTGCCAGTGGACTGAATGTCATTGCTGTGTATGTATCTGAGATTCTCAGAGCAACTGGAGTGAACG AGACAGTATCAGTGCCTCATTTCACTGCTGAGGGCGTGTCTGCTGTGACCAAGTGGGCTTTGCTGGCTCTGATCGCCTACTGGCTCTTGTCCTTGTTGCTGCGAGTCACGGTAATGCTTGTAAGGCGAGTGTTTTGGCTGATTAAAGCGGTTGTAGTGCTGTGGCTGTTTGTGCGGATCATCGGGGACCCCACTGCCTCCAATCAAGTCACTACAATGAGACTGATTTTACTAGTGCTCATCTGTGCTGTGTTTGGAGTCGCTACGAGCAGCGGCGGAGGGACAGGAGGCAGTCTGGAAAGCCGAATGCAGACTGGAGGGACAATTCAGAGGGCTGGAAAAGAAGAAAATGAGCAGCAATGA